The following are encoded in a window of Phaseolus vulgaris cultivar G19833 chromosome 3, P. vulgaris v2.0, whole genome shotgun sequence genomic DNA:
- the LOC137807282 gene encoding probable serine/threonine-protein kinase PIX13, with the protein MSLLNQLKHASQNFFLILSLPFCQVNSRNNLMGNCWSFQLGSAVDHRNSSTAPNPNNRPDDPGSIQFSAGLSNKRLIQNSNSTSLGHSSHSGGISRFFGPSSSNNYSTGNNTSTSLWGSENSQASRVRDEEERGQILDVADLREFTLADLKAATRNFRADSLLGEGGFGKVYKGLIRGEGLAIAIKKLNSESKQGFVEWQSEINFLGRLSHPNLVKLLGFGRHDGKLFLVYEFMPRGSLDNHLFGRGANVRPLSWDTRLKIMIGAARGLHFLHSLEIPIIYRDLKPSNILLDSTYAAKLSDFGLAKSVASPDQSHVSTQVVGTYGYAAPEYIVTGRLYVKSDVYGFGILLVELLTGKRITGIMKLCEATSLRDWVKRNLLNRGFLRSTMDAKLEGKYPSNLALQMVQLALKCIQTEPKVRPSMKEVLERLEQIEAANEKPADNRRQVNRSRVVQQHGREDVG; encoded by the exons ATGTCACTATTAAACCAACTCAAACACGCCTCTCAGAatttctttctcattctttctCTGCCTTTCTGCCAAGTTAACAGCAGAAACAACTTAATGGGGAACTGTTGGAGTTTTCAATTAGGTTCTGCTGTCGATCATCGAAACTCCAGTACTGCCCCCAACCCCAACAATCGACCAG ATGATCCGGGGAGTATTCAGTTTTCTGCTGGTCTAAGCAACAAAAGGTTAATACAGAATAGTAATTCTACTTCTCTTGGGCATAGCAGCCACTCTGGAGGAATCAGCAGGTTCTTTGGACCAAGTAGTAGTAATAACTACTCAACAGGCAATAACACTAGCACATCCTTATGGGGCTCTGAGAATAGCCAAGCTTCTCGAGTCAGGGATGAAGAGGAGAGGGGGCAAATCTTGGATGTTGCAGATTTGAGAGAATTTACTTTGGCAGATCTGAAAGCAGCCACCAGAAATTTTAGAGCTGACTCTCTGTTGGGGGAGGGGGGATTTGGTAAAGTATACAAGGGTTTGATTAGAGGTGAGGGGTTGGCTATTGCCATCAAGAAGTTGAATTCTGAAAGCAAGCAAGGATTTGTGGAATGGCAG TCAGAGATTAATTTCTTAGGGAGGCTTTCTCATCCCAACCTCGTTAAATTGTTGGGATTTGGGAGGCATGATGGTAAACTGTTTCTGGTATATGAATTTATGCCTCGTGGCAGCTTGGATAACCACCTATTTGGAA GAGGAGCAAATGTTCGGCCACTTTCTTGGGACACAAGGCTAAAAATTATGATTGGAGCAGCTAGGGGGTTGCATTTCCTTCACAGCTTGGAGATTCCGATTATATATAGAGATTTGAAACCCTCAAATATCCTACTCGACTCA ACATATGCGGCTAAGTTATCAgattttggcttagccaagtctGTTGCTTCGCCTGATCAAAGTCACGTATCAACACAGGTTGTGGGAACATACGGCTATGCTGCTCCTGAGTACATTGTAACAG GCCGTTTGTACGTGAAAAGTGATGTGTATGGATTTGGAATTCTTTTGGTGGAGTTGCTGACAGGCAAGAGGATTACTGGTATAATGAAACTATGTGAGGCAACGTCCCTGAGGGATTGGGTCAAAAGAAATCTTCTAAACAGAGGCTTTTTAAGAAGCACTATGGATGCAAAGTTGGAAGGAAAGTATCCTTCCAACTTAGCATTACAAATGGTTCAACTAGCTCTCAAATGCATCCAAACAGAACCCAAAGTGAGACCATCAATGAAAGAAGTTCTTGAAAGACTGGAACAAATTGAAGCAGCCAATGAAAAACCAGCTGATAACAGAAGACAGGTTAATCGTTCTCGGGTTGTTCAACAACATGGCCGTGAAGATGTTGGCTAA